From Pleurocapsa sp. PCC 7319:
TGTTTGACTACTGGAGTGTAGATTCCTCCTCTACTCTCTACTCCTGTGAGAGTCCCCGCTAAGAGAAACCCGACGGCGACACTAGCAATAATGCCCCCCAAGACACCAAGGTATACCCAGCGATATAGTTGAGGCTGCTTAGCTTTTTGAAGACAGGCCATAACAATACCAACTACTAGGGTAGCTTCAAATCCTTCTCGTAAAGTAACAACAAACGTGGGTAGTATCGCCGATAAATCCATAATTAGGTTTGCTATTGAGCTAGAGTGAAGTTAAGTATAAATATTTATTTTAGTAGAAGCTATGTGATTAAATTATTTTGCTAATTCATGCTGAACATAAATGCCTGAAAATCCTGATCGAGTCCTTTAAGCCTGAAACTTTGAGCCTGACCCAAATTCAGATTACCCAGACAATTAGCTACTGCCGACGAAATTAAAATACTATTGGGTTCGGCAACACTTTGCAAACGAGCAGCAATATTAACCACTTTGCCTACGGCAGTATAATCCTTCCTTTGCCCTCCACCAAACATTCCCACCACAGCTTTTCCTTGATGGATTCCGCAACGCATTTTTAAAGTAGGAATATTACTGTTCATTTTGAGGGCTTTGGCTTGCCATCGTTCGTTTAATTTTTCTAGATAATAGTGCATGGTTGTCGCAGTAGCGATCGCTCTCTGGGCTTGTTCTGGACAAGATAAATCTTCTGGTGCGCCAAACATAGCCATTACTCCATCGCCAATAAACTTATCTACTGTACCGCCACGATCAAAGACTGCTTTACTCATTGCTTCGAGATATTCATTGAGTATTTCAGCCAACAAAACCACATCTAACTGACTGGATAAATTAGTAAAACCAACCAAATCGCAAAATAAGAGGGTCACTCGACGAGGTTCAGGAGTTAAATCTAGAGATAATTTGCCTGTTGCTGCTTTATTGACAATTGCTGCTGGTAAAAATCGTTTTAAAACCGATTCTGTCAGATAAGTATTTAGTTGCCTAACTTTTTCTTCTTTGAGCTCTAGTAATTCGGTCTGTTGTTTGGTAGTTTCATATAATTTTGCCTGTTGTACGGCGATCGCTGCTTGAGAAGCAACTGTTTCGGCCAAATCAATTTCTGACTGACTCCAACTGCGGGAGCTACTTGATTGTCTGAGGGTAATGCTACCAATAATTTCATCTTCGACAATCAAAGGCACTATTAGTAAGGCTCTAGCCTTAAAGTGCCAAGGAAGTTCATAGCGAGCCATTTTTTGTTGCTGTTCTAATTCTGTAGAGCAAACAGGTTTTTTGGTAAATATGAGAGCCTGTAAAATAGGGTTTTTGGCAATCGGGACAGTCGAAGTTGTAGCCTGCTGCCAATCAGGAGAATCTTGAATAATTTTTTGCGGTTCATGGGGATTATACAAACCGACACACTTAACAAATTGATCGTTTTTCGTCCACAGAGAAAGACTGCAGCCATCTACTTTAAGAGCTTCTCCCAGTTCTTTGGTGATTGCCGCAAACATTACTGGTGGTTCTAAACTGGAACGAATAGTGGCAGTAATACGATTAACAGTAGTTTCTTTTTGGGCTAATTCCTTAATCTGTTGGTGGGTTAAAACCTGAGAAATAGTGACCGCAGCTTGAGAAGCTACCGCTTCGGCTAAATCAATGTCTGATTCACTCCAACTACGTATAGATTCAGATTGCCTGAGGGTAATGCTGCCAATAACTTCAGCTTCGACCATTAGAGGAACAATTAGTAAGGCTCTAGCTTTTGCATGCCAGGGAAGCTCATAACGAGCCAGTTTTTTTTGACTTTCCAAGTCGGCAATACAGACTGGCTTTTTAGTATATAAAAGTGCTTGTAAAAGTGGATTTTCGGCAATGGGGATAGCAGAGAATATATCGCTCGAATTTATCTCGCTCGTCCTTGATGTCGGTGAATTGATAATTTGTTGCCAATCAAGGGAATCTTGAATAATTTTTTGTGGTTCTAAAGGATTGTATAAACCGACGCATTGAACAAAGCGATCGCTCTTGGTCCACAGGGATAGAGTACAACCATCAACTTTGAGAGCCTCTCCCAGTTCTTTGGTGATTGCCGCAAACATTACTGGCGGCTCCAAACTAGAACGAATGGTAGCTGTAATGCGATTAATCGTAGTTTCCTTGTGAGCTAATTCCTTGATTTTTTGGTGGGTTAAAACCTGAGAAATAGCGATCGCAGCTTGGGAGGCGACTGCTTCAGCTAAATCAATGTCTGCCTGGCTCCAATACCTTGGAGTATCAGATTGCCGGAGGGTAATGTTGCCAATAATTTCCCGATCCATAATTAAAGGAACAATTAAAAAAGCTCTAGCCTTAGCATTGCAGGGAAGCTCATAGTCAGCCAGATCTTTTTGCTTTTCCAAATCAGCAACATACACTGGCTTTTTCGTAGCTAAAAGTTCTTGTAAAATAGGATTTTCGGCAATAGGTACAATAGAACATTTTTCAGTTGCACCTACTGGACTTGCTTGAGATTTCCCAGAACTCAAGATTTGTAGGCAGTCATCAATATCTTGAGTAATTTGCGGCGGTTGATTAGAGTGATAGAAACTCGTACATTTGACAAAACGATCATTTTTAGTCCAGAGGGATAAACTACAGCCATCAACCTGGAGGACTTCTGCTAACTCTCTGGCGATCGTGGCAAACATAACAGGCGGTTCCAAACTAGAGTGGATCGTGGCAATTATGCGATTAATAGTCGTTTTTCTTTGTGCCAGCTCCTTCAATTTTTCCCCTAATAGCATTTGAGAAATGGTTAAAGTTGCCTGAGTTGCCATCATGTTGGCTGTTTCTATCTCTTGCTCTTGCCAACCACCCAACTTTCGGCAGCGATGTATAGTTAAAGAAGCAACTAAATGAGGTTGAGAAAATAACAAAAATGAAATGGTAGAACTAATATTGGCCTTGAGACAAGCCCAATTGCTGATAGATTGAGTCTTAGTTTCTAATTCTTCGTATTTATGAACAATCAAATTTTCATCAATCAATAATTCTGAGGGGGGTTTGACTGTCAACTTCAACAAACTTTGATTAACTTTAGGAAACTCTGTATTAGGTTGTTGATAAAAAAAGTATTGCTCATTATTTAACTGTAGTTTACTAAGATATAAGATAGCAATGTCTACGTGAGCCAATTGTCCTACAGTGGTAACAATAGTTTGACCTACTTTTTCCCAAGACAAATTAGTTAGTAGCTGATTATATTCATATTGAAGCATTAATTTAGGCTTTGGTTCGGAGTGAAAAGTAATTAATTTAAATCAGCACTAATAAAGAAGCTGAAAACTTATGAAAAAAGAAAATGATTTTCTAAGAGGTAAATTAATTTGACTGTCTAATAGTCAAAGGCATAATATGATTATTCCCAAACAAGTTGAGAAATAATTCATTCCGCAAGATAAGCAATTACAATAGCTAAAAAAATCAACTCTATTTCTTAATTGATGGTTTTCAAATCAGTTGATAGTAATGCCAACAACAATTTGCAATTGACTATTGATCCTGCTGACTTAGCAGATACCAGGGCAATCAGCTCAATCTTGGCGCAAAGTTTTTATAATTTACCCGAATTCGCTC
This genomic window contains:
- a CDS encoding GAF domain-containing protein; this encodes MLQYEYNQLLTNLSWEKVGQTIVTTVGQLAHVDIAILYLSKLQLNNEQYFFYQQPNTEFPKVNQSLLKLTVKPPSELLIDENLIVHKYEELETKTQSISNWACLKANISSTISFLLFSQPHLVASLTIHRCRKLGGWQEQEIETANMMATQATLTISQMLLGEKLKELAQRKTTINRIIATIHSSLEPPVMFATIARELAEVLQVDGCSLSLWTKNDRFVKCTSFYHSNQPPQITQDIDDCLQILSSGKSQASPVGATEKCSIVPIAENPILQELLATKKPVYVADLEKQKDLADYELPCNAKARAFLIVPLIMDREIIGNITLRQSDTPRYWSQADIDLAEAVASQAAIAISQVLTHQKIKELAHKETTINRITATIRSSLEPPVMFAAITKELGEALKVDGCTLSLWTKSDRFVQCVGLYNPLEPQKIIQDSLDWQQIINSPTSRTSEINSSDIFSAIPIAENPLLQALLYTKKPVCIADLESQKKLARYELPWHAKARALLIVPLMVEAEVIGSITLRQSESIRSWSESDIDLAEAVASQAAVTISQVLTHQQIKELAQKETTVNRITATIRSSLEPPVMFAAITKELGEALKVDGCSLSLWTKNDQFVKCVGLYNPHEPQKIIQDSPDWQQATTSTVPIAKNPILQALIFTKKPVCSTELEQQQKMARYELPWHFKARALLIVPLIVEDEIIGSITLRQSSSSRSWSQSEIDLAETVASQAAIAVQQAKLYETTKQQTELLELKEEKVRQLNTYLTESVLKRFLPAAIVNKAATGKLSLDLTPEPRRVTLLFCDLVGFTNLSSQLDVVLLAEILNEYLEAMSKAVFDRGGTVDKFIGDGVMAMFGAPEDLSCPEQAQRAIATATTMHYYLEKLNERWQAKALKMNSNIPTLKMRCGIHQGKAVVGMFGGGQRKDYTAVGKVVNIAARLQSVAEPNSILISSAVANCLGNLNLGQAQSFRLKGLDQDFQAFMFSMN